Proteins from one Tautonia marina genomic window:
- a CDS encoding DUF1559 domain-containing protein produces MRRLRSGFTLIELLVVIAIIGVLIALLLPAVQSAREAARRAQCVNNLKQIGIAMHNYHDMAGVLPPGHRTAVFGTFQVYILPYIEQVNMYNSYNQYGRYWSPGTTSGGGNGPANQLRYGSPPNLTVTRSIVNNLLCPSDGEKPSDRSIYNGITWHNYAVNFGNGDIYQSLGTVGGGYTVGIYPDAPWLGAAFSDADTTQRFYPSRGRCYGFADFRDGTSNTLLAGELIKGMGADLRGFTWWGDAVSASTYLSPNSSLPDVQNSAGYCRSLVDGNPPCVVATTSQPPTYAFRSRHPGGVNMVFGDGSVRFIKNTINLFTWRALGTTRGGEVLSADQL; encoded by the coding sequence ATGCGTCGACTTCGCTCAGGATTCACGCTCATCGAATTGCTGGTTGTCATCGCCATCATCGGCGTCCTGATTGCGCTGCTGCTGCCCGCGGTTCAAAGCGCCCGAGAGGCGGCCCGCCGTGCTCAGTGTGTCAATAATCTGAAGCAAATCGGCATCGCCATGCATAATTATCATGACATGGCGGGAGTCTTGCCTCCGGGGCACCGCACGGCCGTTTTCGGCACGTTTCAGGTCTACATCCTGCCCTACATTGAGCAGGTGAACATGTACAATTCGTATAACCAGTATGGCCGTTACTGGTCTCCCGGGACCACCTCGGGTGGTGGCAACGGCCCGGCGAATCAGCTCCGCTATGGCAGCCCCCCGAACCTGACCGTGACCCGATCGATCGTCAACAACCTGCTTTGCCCGAGCGACGGCGAGAAGCCCTCCGACCGATCGATCTATAACGGCATCACCTGGCACAACTACGCCGTCAACTTCGGCAATGGCGACATTTACCAGTCGCTCGGCACCGTAGGCGGCGGTTACACCGTGGGCATCTACCCCGACGCCCCCTGGCTCGGCGCCGCCTTCTCCGATGCCGATACTACCCAGCGCTTCTATCCCTCGCGCGGCCGCTGCTACGGCTTCGCCGACTTCCGCGACGGAACCTCCAACACGCTCCTGGCCGGCGAACTCATCAAGGGCATGGGGGCCGACCTCCGCGGCTTTACCTGGTGGGGCGACGCTGTCAGCGCCTCGACCTACCTGAGCCCCAACAGCTCCCTGCCCGACGTCCAGAACAGCGCCGGCTATTGCCGGTCGCTCGTCGACGGAAACCCGCCTTGCGTCGTCGCGACCACCTCTCAGCCTCCCACCTATGCCTTCCGCAGCCGGCATCCCGGCGGCGTGAACATGGTCTTCGGCGACGGTAGTGTTCGCTTCATCAAGAACACGATTAACCTGTTCACCTGGCGAGCGCTTGGGACCACCCGAGGCGGAGAAGTTCTCAGCGCCGACCAGTTGTGA
- a CDS encoding phytanoyl-CoA dioxygenase family protein — protein MATVTDLSQSQGPVGDLFAEALRADPDRFRLSDDQVRFYHENGYLPGVRILDEAQVEALRQELAEWFDPDHPGRDLWYEYHSNESADPDRVLFHALGAWRIKPGFHDLLWNPAFTVPASQLLGGAVRFWHDQLFCKPAKHGGVVAWHQDYSYWTRTIPMAHLTCWIGLDDSTIDNGCVHYVPGSHRWPLLPITGLAGDMEAIREVLDDEQWAMFQNPVAVELKAGEATFHHPLMVHGSFANRTDRPRRATVINVFRDGVRSDTNDVLLDGVPPIPQGAPMNGPFFPLLYDPAGR, from the coding sequence ATGGCCACCGTCACCGACCTCTCGCAGTCCCAAGGGCCTGTCGGCGACCTCTTCGCCGAGGCCCTCCGCGCCGACCCCGACCGCTTCCGCCTCTCCGACGATCAGGTTCGGTTCTACCACGAGAACGGCTACCTGCCCGGCGTTCGCATTCTCGACGAGGCCCAGGTCGAGGCCCTTCGCCAGGAACTGGCCGAGTGGTTCGATCCCGACCACCCCGGCCGAGACCTCTGGTACGAGTATCACAGCAACGAATCGGCCGATCCGGACCGCGTCCTCTTTCACGCGCTCGGCGCCTGGCGGATCAAACCGGGCTTTCACGATCTGCTCTGGAATCCAGCCTTCACCGTTCCCGCCTCGCAACTGCTTGGCGGCGCTGTCCGGTTCTGGCACGATCAACTCTTTTGCAAGCCCGCCAAGCACGGCGGCGTGGTCGCCTGGCACCAGGACTATTCCTACTGGACCCGCACGATCCCGATGGCCCACCTGACCTGCTGGATCGGCCTCGACGATAGCACCATCGACAACGGCTGCGTCCACTATGTACCTGGCAGCCACCGCTGGCCCCTCTTGCCCATTACGGGCCTTGCCGGGGATATGGAGGCGATTCGAGAGGTCCTCGACGACGAGCAATGGGCCATGTTCCAGAATCCCGTCGCCGTCGAGTTGAAGGCGGGCGAGGCCACGTTCCATCATCCGTTGATGGTCCACGGCTCCTTCGCCAATCGGACCGATCGCCCCCGTCGCGCCACCGTCATCAACGTCTTTCGAGACGGCGTTCGTTCCGACACCAACGACGTTCTTCTCGACGGCGTTCCCCCGATTCCCCAGGGAGCCCCGATGAACGGGCCGTTTTTCCCCTTGCTGTACGATCCAGCCGGGCGTTGA
- a CDS encoding glycosyltransferase family 2 protein: protein MKRLAIVILNYRTPQMVRDCLASLQSEVDPLQDRVVVVDNASGDASVEQIRQAIDEHHWHDWVDLLPSEVNGGFSAGNNLGIRAVDARAYLLLNSDTIVRPGAIASLLAGLDAHPEAGLIGPRLEWPDGQPQISCFRFPSPASELIAAARTGPVTSLLRAFDVPIPVSDEPFEPQWISFACVLVRRAVIDQIGPMDEGYFMYFEDIDYCRRARQAGWRVLSWPEAHVVHLRGGSSPVKEEMAARKRPRPYLYASRTRYFAKFYGGFRGVFLANLLWYAGRLVSLSREVLGSKTPHTCEAEARDLWTNWRSPLQEWPLPPVPSPSRKPLGPSDPDSIPTPEPLAKPGPLHHS from the coding sequence GTGAAACGCCTTGCGATTGTGATTCTGAACTATCGAACCCCTCAGATGGTGCGCGATTGCCTGGCCTCGCTCCAGAGTGAAGTCGATCCGCTCCAGGATCGGGTGGTGGTCGTCGATAATGCCTCCGGCGACGCTTCGGTCGAACAAATCCGACAGGCCATCGACGAACATCACTGGCACGACTGGGTTGACCTCCTCCCCTCAGAGGTCAACGGCGGGTTCTCGGCCGGGAATAATCTGGGCATTCGGGCGGTGGACGCTCGGGCCTATCTTTTGCTGAACAGCGACACGATCGTCCGGCCCGGGGCGATTGCTAGCCTCCTTGCGGGGCTCGACGCCCATCCCGAGGCCGGGCTCATCGGCCCTCGGCTGGAGTGGCCCGATGGTCAGCCCCAGATCAGTTGCTTTCGGTTCCCCTCACCCGCCAGCGAGCTGATTGCCGCCGCCCGGACCGGCCCGGTGACCTCTCTCCTCCGGGCGTTCGACGTGCCGATCCCGGTCTCGGACGAACCCTTCGAACCGCAATGGATCAGCTTCGCCTGCGTTCTGGTCCGCCGCGCCGTCATTGATCAGATCGGGCCGATGGACGAGGGGTACTTCATGTACTTCGAGGACATCGATTACTGCCGACGCGCTCGTCAGGCCGGTTGGCGCGTCCTCTCCTGGCCCGAGGCCCACGTCGTTCACCTCCGAGGGGGAAGCAGTCCGGTCAAGGAGGAGATGGCCGCCCGGAAGCGCCCGCGTCCCTATCTCTATGCATCGCGGACACGTTATTTCGCCAAGTTCTACGGCGGGTTCCGGGGAGTGTTCCTCGCCAATCTCCTCTGGTATGCTGGTCGGCTTGTCTCGCTCTCCCGAGAAGTCCTTGGCTCGAAGACACCGCACACGTGTGAGGCCGAGGCCCGCGATCTCTGGACCAACTGGCGATCTCCGCTCCAGGAATGGCCGCTTCCCCCCGTCCCTTCTCCCAGCCGGAAGCCGCTCGGACCTTCCGATCCCGACTCCATCCCCACTCCCGAGCCGCTCGCCAAACCCGGCCCACTTCACCATTCATGA
- a CDS encoding sulfotransferase family protein has protein sequence MNTAPDFIIIGAMKCATSTLHEQLARQPGFFMTDLKEPNFFSDDDQYARGKDWYLSLFADAKPGDLRGESSTHYTKLPTYPQTIDRLREHCPDAKLIYVMRHPIDRLISQYVHEWSQCVIPNQMGIDEAIDAHPELIAYSRYTMQLLPYFETFGSDRILPVFFERIASAPQPELERVCRFLGHPHTPTWQHDLDAQNVSNQRMRKSPLRDAIVEAPGLKQLRRALVPKSVRTWVRGLWTLKQKPRLSPSQLARLVDLFNEDLATLGSWLGVSLSCPTFKDTVKAGGLEWQAPPAQTSTAPIASAAAETPSTSDRS, from the coding sequence ATGAATACCGCGCCTGACTTCATCATCATTGGGGCCATGAAGTGTGCGACCAGCACCCTCCATGAGCAGCTCGCCCGCCAGCCGGGCTTCTTCATGACCGACTTGAAGGAGCCGAACTTTTTTAGCGACGACGACCAGTACGCCAGGGGGAAAGACTGGTATCTCAGCCTCTTTGCCGACGCCAAGCCCGGCGACCTCCGAGGCGAGTCAAGCACCCACTACACCAAACTTCCCACCTATCCTCAGACGATCGATCGCCTCCGCGAGCATTGCCCCGACGCAAAGCTCATCTACGTGATGCGGCATCCGATTGATCGTTTAATTTCTCAGTATGTTCATGAGTGGTCACAGTGTGTCATCCCGAACCAGATGGGAATTGACGAGGCGATCGACGCTCATCCCGAGCTGATCGCCTATAGCCGCTACACCATGCAGTTGCTCCCGTATTTCGAAACCTTCGGCAGCGATCGGATTTTGCCGGTCTTCTTCGAGCGAATTGCCTCGGCACCGCAGCCGGAGCTGGAACGAGTCTGCCGATTCCTTGGCCACCCGCACACGCCGACCTGGCAGCACGACCTCGACGCGCAGAACGTTTCCAATCAGCGGATGCGAAAAAGCCCGTTGCGTGACGCGATCGTCGAGGCTCCTGGCCTGAAGCAACTGCGCCGCGCTCTGGTGCCCAAATCGGTGCGTACCTGGGTTCGGGGGCTCTGGACCCTCAAGCAAAAGCCCCGGCTCTCTCCCAGCCAACTCGCCCGGCTCGTCGATCTGTTCAACGAAGACCTGGCGACGCTCGGCTCCTGGCTTGGTGTTTCCTTGTCCTGCCCGACCTTCAAGGACACCGTGAAGGCCGGCGGCCTCGAATGGCAAGCCCCCCCCGCTCAGACCTCCACTGCGCCAATCGCCTCCGCTGCCGCCGAGACGCCGAGTACCTCAGATCGCTCGTAA
- a CDS encoding fumarylacetoacetate hydrolase family protein: MRLCRFALDDDVALTGYFMDDHVVPLDQAIEAFTEAMDLELLILDTDDLIGLLPPSGRSHRAAWELSKWVEGLDEETLSELSVPLHEVRLLPPIERPGKILMLARNYPEHSVEVGDIAAERAETFPYVFLKPGTTVSGSGDPIVIPNISPDGIDWECELGVVIGQTCRGASEADALKYVAGYTVLNDVSDRGFRPNPGRKKRERDAFFDWMHGKWHDGFCPIGPCIRSADSLTDPQRLSLKLWVDDEEMQNSSTAQMIFPVAAIIAFISSFITLEPGDIIGTGTPGGTGKGRGRFLKPGEVVTAEIEGIGTLVNPVEAEE, from the coding sequence ATGCGACTTTGCCGTTTCGCACTCGACGACGACGTGGCGTTGACCGGCTATTTCATGGACGATCACGTGGTCCCGCTCGACCAGGCGATCGAGGCGTTCACCGAGGCGATGGATCTGGAACTCTTGATCCTTGACACGGACGACCTGATCGGCCTCTTGCCACCGAGCGGTCGGTCGCACCGGGCAGCCTGGGAGCTGTCGAAATGGGTTGAGGGGCTCGATGAGGAGACCTTGAGCGAGCTGTCGGTGCCGCTGCACGAGGTCAGGCTGTTGCCGCCGATCGAGCGGCCGGGCAAGATCCTGATGCTGGCGAGGAACTATCCGGAGCATAGCGTCGAGGTGGGGGACATCGCGGCCGAGCGGGCCGAGACGTTCCCGTACGTTTTCCTCAAGCCGGGAACGACGGTCAGCGGGTCGGGCGACCCGATCGTGATCCCGAACATCTCACCCGACGGCATCGACTGGGAGTGCGAGCTGGGTGTGGTCATCGGCCAGACCTGCCGGGGAGCCTCGGAGGCGGACGCCCTGAAATATGTGGCGGGTTACACGGTGCTCAACGACGTGAGCGACCGAGGGTTCCGCCCCAATCCGGGGAGGAAGAAGCGCGAACGCGACGCCTTCTTCGACTGGATGCATGGCAAGTGGCACGATGGGTTCTGCCCGATCGGCCCTTGCATCCGGTCGGCCGACAGCCTGACCGACCCGCAGCGGCTTTCGCTCAAGCTCTGGGTCGATGACGAGGAGATGCAGAACAGCTCGACCGCGCAGATGATCTTCCCGGTCGCGGCGATCATCGCGTTCATCAGCTCGTTCATCACGCTGGAGCCGGGCGACATCATCGGCACGGGCACCCCCGGCGGCACCGGCAAGGGTCGCGGCCGGTTCCTGAAACCGGGAGAGGTGGTGACGGCGGAGATTGAGGGGATCGGGACACTCGTCAACCCGGTCGAGGCGGAGGAGTAA